A portion of the Deltaproteobacteria bacterium genome contains these proteins:
- the trpC gene encoding indole-3-glycerol phosphate synthase TrpC: MILDDILANKREEVSARKRAVSLAALRERPLYREARRGFVAAVSEPGAIIAEVKKASPSKGLIRSDFDPLAIACAYATHGAAAVSVLTDERFFQGRLDYLAMIRAAVTLPLIEKDFVVDPYQITEARAYGADAILLIVAALRPEQLMSLAAEAEMIGVDALVEVHNEAELDLALSVRPRLLGMNNRDLHTFVTSLATCERLLPRVPAGCTVVAESGIETRADIERLLRAGAHAFLIGETFMRAPDPGVKLDELRGVTG; encoded by the coding sequence ATGATCCTCGACGACATCCTCGCCAACAAGCGCGAAGAAGTCTCGGCGCGCAAGCGCGCAGTGTCGCTGGCGGCGCTGCGGGAGCGTCCGCTCTATCGCGAAGCGCGTCGCGGGTTTGTGGCGGCAGTTAGCGAACCCGGTGCGATCATTGCCGAGGTGAAGAAGGCGTCGCCGTCGAAGGGATTGATTCGCTCGGACTTCGATCCCCTCGCCATTGCGTGCGCCTATGCAACCCATGGCGCGGCGGCGGTCTCGGTGCTCACCGACGAACGCTTCTTTCAAGGTCGGCTCGACTACCTGGCGATGATCCGGGCCGCCGTGACGCTTCCGTTGATCGAAAAAGACTTCGTCGTCGATCCGTACCAGATCACCGAGGCGCGCGCGTACGGCGCCGATGCGATCTTGCTGATCGTCGCGGCGTTGCGTCCCGAGCAGCTCATGAGTTTGGCGGCTGAGGCGGAGATGATCGGGGTTGATGCGTTGGTGGAGGTTCACAACGAAGCGGAGTTGGACCTGGCGCTGTCGGTACGGCCGCGGCTGCTCGGAATGAACAATCGCGACTTGCACACATTCGTAACGTCGCTGGCGACGTGCGAGCGGCTGCTGCCGCGCGTGCCGGCCGGCTGCACGGTGGTGGCGGAGAGTGGAATCGAGACGCGCGCCGACATCGAACGCTTGCTGCGCGCGGGCGCGCACGCGT
- the trpD gene encoding anthranilate phosphoribosyltransferase produces MELSDALTRLIDRHDLTAAEMEAVIGRIMRGDATAAQIAGLLIALRMKGETVGEIIGAARALRAAATRITPRAAIVVDTCGTGGDRKGTFNISTAAAFVVAGAGLTVAKHGNRAMSGTVGGADVLEALGVKLDLTPERVGGCIDTIGIGFLFAPVFHPAMKHAAVPRRELGVRTLFNLLGPLLNPAGARHQVVGVFAPQWIEPIARALGELGSAHALVVHSDDGLDEISLAAATSIAEWHAGAVTTYRIAPEELGFTPCRFDDLLGPVSAADSARVVRAVLDGEAGPRLDVVVLNAAAAIYVGERASSVRDAVALARESIGSGRARRKLEAMVEFTNA; encoded by the coding sequence ATGGAACTATCCGACGCCCTGACGCGGCTGATTGATCGGCACGATCTCACTGCAGCCGAAATGGAAGCAGTGATCGGCCGGATCATGCGCGGCGACGCGACGGCGGCGCAGATTGCTGGGCTGCTGATCGCGTTGCGCATGAAGGGCGAGACGGTTGGCGAAATCATCGGCGCCGCGCGCGCGCTGCGCGCCGCCGCCACGCGCATCACGCCGCGGGCTGCGATCGTCGTCGATACATGTGGCACCGGCGGTGATCGCAAAGGCACGTTCAACATCTCGACGGCAGCGGCGTTCGTCGTGGCCGGCGCCGGGCTCACCGTAGCGAAGCATGGCAACCGCGCCATGTCGGGCACGGTCGGCGGCGCCGATGTGCTCGAAGCGTTGGGCGTGAAGCTGGATCTCACGCCCGAGCGCGTGGGTGGGTGCATCGATACCATCGGTATCGGTTTTCTCTTCGCGCCGGTGTTTCATCCTGCGATGAAGCACGCGGCGGTCCCGCGTCGTGAGCTTGGTGTGCGGACGCTCTTCAACCTGCTCGGCCCGTTGTTGAATCCGGCCGGCGCGCGCCATCAGGTGGTAGGCGTGTTTGCGCCCCAATGGATCGAGCCGATCGCTCGCGCGCTCGGCGAGTTGGGCAGCGCTCACGCGTTAGTCGTGCACAGCGACGATGGTCTCGATGAGATTTCGCTCGCCGCCGCGACCAGCATCGCCGAGTGGCACGCTGGCGCGGTCACTACGTATCGGATCGCGCCGGAGGAACTCGGGTTCACCCCGTGTCGCTTCGACGACTTGCTGGGGCCGGTGAGTGCGGCAGACAGTGCGCGCGTCGTGCGCGCCGTTCTCGACGGTGAGGCAGGGCCACGTCTGGACGTGGTGGTGTTGAACGCCGCGGCGGCGATCTATGTCGGCGAGCGTGCGAGCAGCGTTCGGGATGCGGTGGCGCTCGCGCGTGAGTCGATCGGCAGCGGCCGCGCCCGCCGGAAGTTGGAGGCAATGGTGGAGTTCACCAACGCATGA
- a CDS encoding aminodeoxychorismate/anthranilate synthase component II, translated as MLLMIDNFDSFTYNIVQYLGELGADVRVFRNNALTVAEVAELAPEMIVISPGPCTPREAGISVPVIERFAGKIPILGVCLGLQAIGAAFGGTIVRAPRIMHGKTSPILHDGRTIFAGLSNPFQATRYHSLVIDPATKPDCLELSAWTAEGEIMGVRHRELLVEGVQFHPESILTIEGKALLKNFLNVARERH; from the coding sequence ATGCTGTTGATGATCGATAACTTCGACTCCTTCACCTACAACATCGTGCAGTACCTGGGCGAGTTGGGGGCGGACGTGCGCGTGTTTCGCAACAACGCGCTGACGGTGGCGGAGGTGGCCGAGTTGGCGCCCGAGATGATCGTGATCTCGCCCGGGCCGTGCACGCCGCGGGAGGCGGGCATCTCGGTCCCCGTGATCGAGCGCTTCGCCGGCAAGATCCCGATTCTCGGCGTCTGCCTCGGGCTTCAAGCCATTGGCGCGGCGTTCGGCGGCACCATCGTCCGCGCGCCGCGCATCATGCACGGGAAGACCTCACCGATCCTGCACGATGGCCGGACGATTTTCGCGGGCTTGTCGAATCCGTTTCAGGCCACGCGCTATCACTCACTGGTGATCGATCCGGCAACCAAGCCCGACTGCTTGGAACTGAGCGCGTGGACCGCCGAGGGCGAGATCATGGGCGTGCGCCACCGCGAGCTGCTGGTCGAAGGCGTCCAGTTCCATCCCGAGTCGATCCTGACCATCGAGGGCAAGGCGCTGCTGAAGAACTTTCTCAACGTGGCGCGCGAGAGACACTGA
- the trpE gene encoding anthranilate synthase component I has product MYTPEFDEFCRLAEQGNLVPVYREILADLETPVSAFLKIDEGGDAFLLESVEGNEKWARYSFLGAAPELIVRSKGTRLTFERAGQPPEEREVADPLSAVRDLLAQYRAVAVKGLPRFSGGFVGYLGYDVVRFIEHLPECAADDLAMPDLYLLLADTLLIFDNVAQKIKVVSHAHLTPGSGRDALRAAYDAAGAKVERVIARLQKAVEAPRSLALREPGPVGSNLTQEQYETMVRRAKEYIVAGDVIQVVLAQRFECPLRAHPFNIYRCLRTVNPSPYMFFLRMGPHTLLGSSPEVMVRLEGREVTVRPIAGTRPRGTEEKQDSQFEQELMTDPKEIAEHIMLLDLGRNDVGRVAKIGSVAVTEHMVVERYAYVMHLVSNVRGDLRAELDCFDAFRATFPAGTLSGAPKVRAMELIEELEPVRRGIYGGAVGYFDFSGNMDTCITIRSLLVAGNTVYIGAGAGIVADSDPEREHAECVNKARALIHAVRLAEAM; this is encoded by the coding sequence ATGTACACGCCTGAGTTCGACGAGTTCTGCCGCTTGGCGGAGCAGGGCAATCTGGTGCCGGTGTATCGCGAGATCCTCGCTGATCTCGAAACGCCGGTGTCGGCCTTTCTCAAGATCGACGAGGGCGGCGATGCCTTTCTGCTCGAGAGCGTCGAAGGCAACGAGAAGTGGGCACGCTACAGTTTTCTCGGCGCGGCACCCGAATTGATCGTGCGCAGCAAGGGCACGCGCCTCACCTTCGAACGTGCCGGCCAACCGCCCGAAGAACGCGAGGTCGCCGATCCGCTCAGCGCCGTGCGCGATCTGCTCGCCCAGTATCGCGCGGTCGCCGTGAAGGGTTTGCCGCGCTTCTCGGGCGGCTTCGTGGGCTATCTCGGCTACGATGTCGTTCGCTTCATCGAGCACCTGCCCGAGTGCGCGGCCGACGACCTCGCGATGCCGGACCTCTACCTGTTACTCGCCGATACGCTGTTGATCTTCGACAACGTCGCGCAGAAGATCAAAGTCGTGTCGCACGCGCACCTGACGCCCGGCAGCGGACGCGATGCGCTGCGCGCGGCGTACGACGCGGCCGGCGCAAAGGTGGAGCGCGTGATCGCGCGTTTGCAAAAGGCGGTCGAAGCGCCGCGATCGTTGGCGTTGCGCGAACCGGGGCCGGTGGGGTCCAATCTGACGCAGGAACAGTACGAAACCATGGTGCGGCGGGCCAAGGAGTACATCGTCGCGGGCGACGTGATCCAAGTGGTCTTGGCGCAACGCTTCGAGTGTCCCCTGCGCGCGCACCCGTTCAACATCTATCGCTGCCTGCGCACGGTGAATCCATCGCCGTACATGTTCTTCCTACGCATGGGGCCGCACACGTTGCTCGGTTCGTCGCCCGAGGTCATGGTGCGACTCGAAGGTCGCGAGGTGACGGTACGCCCGATCGCGGGTACGCGGCCACGCGGCACGGAAGAGAAGCAGGACTCACAATTTGAGCAGGAATTGATGACCGACCCCAAGGAAATCGCCGAGCACATCATGCTGCTCGACCTCGGCCGCAACGACGTCGGCCGTGTCGCCAAGATCGGCAGCGTGGCGGTGACCGAGCACATGGTAGTCGAGCGCTACGCGTATGTGATGCATTTGGTGTCGAACGTGCGCGGTGATCTGCGCGCCGAACTCGACTGCTTCGACGCTTTCCGCGCGACGTTCCCGGCGGGGACGTTGAGCGGGGCGCCGAAAGTGCGCGCGATGGAACTCATCGAAGAGTTGGAGCCGGTGCGCCGCGGCATCTACGGTGGCGCGGTTGGCTACTTCGACTTCTCGGGCAATATGGACACCTGCATCACCATCCGTTCGCTGCTGGTCGCCGGCAACACCGTCTACATCGGTGCCGGTGCCGGTATCGTGGCCGACTCCGATCCCGAGCGTGAGCATGCCGAGTGTGTGAACAAAGCGCGCGCGCTGATCCACGCCGTGCGCCTAGCGGAGGCGATGTGA
- a CDS encoding SPOR domain-containing protein encodes MMARRTRSAGLSLGQVLTLTLGFLVASLLIFVFGIWVGKDLVERRLAQEERIVRKPADRTAIEGPGEVAASDAPKAAVPVAPAVPANAVPSDTPFMKLRATPTATPGKAVATLALVKPTLAPAKPTAALPAAKVEKGEKRSPQEWADAGWTVQVYATTDPNQATALARRLLAKGYDAYTLQAPMRGQTWYRVRVGRFSNHDRAQEMEQRLKNLEGLEAAYVTSQ; translated from the coding sequence ATGATGGCACGCCGCACACGTTCCGCTGGGCTGAGTTTGGGGCAGGTGCTCACGTTGACCTTGGGATTCCTGGTCGCCTCGTTGTTGATCTTCGTGTTCGGCATCTGGGTGGGGAAGGATTTGGTCGAGCGCCGACTGGCGCAAGAAGAACGCATCGTGCGCAAGCCTGCGGATCGCACCGCGATAGAGGGACCGGGTGAGGTCGCCGCGTCCGACGCGCCCAAAGCAGCGGTGCCAGTGGCTCCCGCCGTGCCGGCCAACGCGGTGCCGAGCGACACGCCGTTCATGAAGCTACGCGCCACGCCGACAGCGACGCCGGGCAAGGCCGTCGCCACTTTGGCCCTGGTCAAGCCGACGCTTGCGCCCGCAAAGCCGACCGCCGCGCTGCCGGCGGCGAAGGTGGAGAAGGGCGAAAAGCGATCGCCGCAAGAATGGGCCGACGCCGGGTGGACGGTGCAGGTCTATGCCACGACCGATCCGAATCAGGCCACGGCGCTCGCGCGTCGCCTGCTCGCGAAAGGCTACGACGCTTACACGTTGCAAGCGCCGATGCGTGGGCAAACGTGGTACCGCGTCCGTGTGGGCCGCTTCTCCAACCACGACCGCGCACAGGAGATGGAGCAGCGCCTGAAGAATTTGGAAGGACTCGAAGCGGCCTACGTGACATCGCAGTAG
- a CDS encoding arginine--tRNA ligase has product MKKRLEALLQHALSQAIEGGALKSDSLPPLLFEVPKNPAFGDLASAIALGLARAERRAPRQIAETIHGFIADPDGLLAGVDVEGPGYLNFRFSLKFWGDTLADIGEHDGPLAFNDIGQGKKVQVEFVSANPTGPLTVGHGRNAVLGDAIARLLEATGHQVTREYYFNNAGRQMKLLGESVKARYLEQLGDTITFPEDGYQGEYIREIAGTLISEHSDRLRDEPAAGRFKDVAERAIFADIEQTLGRVGIHFDVYFNEDTLYKGGQIAAVLEALRARQLAFDRDGAVWLAGEALELDKDRVLVKSTGEPAYRLPDIAYHQDKLRRGFDLIIDVLGADHIAEHEEVKAAIKALGLPAEKIHSIIYQFVTLTRGGVQVKMSTRRAEYVTVDELLDEVGADVVRVFFLTRRADSHLEFDLDLAKKQSSDNPVFYVQYAHARIHSLFKQATAAGAKLAPAAASHLETLTAPEELAVMKLLARYSDTVEDAARGFEPHRVVFYLMELAGEFHRFYNSHRILTDDLARTAARLYLAHAVRKVLHSGLGLLGVHAPESM; this is encoded by the coding sequence ATGAAAAAACGACTTGAAGCGCTGCTTCAGCACGCACTATCGCAAGCCATTGAGGGGGGAGCGCTGAAGTCAGACAGCCTCCCCCCTTTGCTTTTTGAGGTGCCCAAGAATCCCGCCTTCGGCGACCTGGCGTCGGCGATCGCCCTCGGCTTGGCGCGCGCCGAACGCCGCGCCCCACGCCAGATCGCCGAAACGATTCACGGCTTCATCGCTGACCCCGACGGTTTGCTCGCAGGCGTCGACGTCGAAGGGCCCGGCTACCTCAACTTCCGCTTCTCGCTGAAATTCTGGGGCGACACGCTCGCCGACATCGGCGAGCACGACGGTCCGCTCGCCTTCAACGACATCGGGCAAGGCAAGAAGGTCCAAGTCGAGTTCGTCAGCGCCAATCCGACGGGCCCGCTCACGGTCGGCCACGGCCGCAACGCGGTGCTGGGTGACGCGATCGCGCGACTGCTCGAAGCCACCGGGCATCAGGTCACGCGCGAGTACTACTTCAACAACGCCGGGCGCCAGATGAAGCTCCTGGGGGAATCGGTGAAAGCGCGCTATCTCGAACAGCTCGGTGACACGATCACGTTTCCCGAAGATGGCTACCAAGGCGAGTACATCCGCGAGATTGCCGGCACATTGATCAGCGAGCACAGCGATCGCCTGCGCGACGAGCCAGCGGCTGGCAGGTTCAAAGACGTGGCCGAGCGCGCCATCTTCGCCGACATTGAGCAGACGCTTGGCCGCGTTGGCATCCATTTCGACGTCTATTTCAATGAGGACACGCTCTACAAAGGCGGTCAGATCGCTGCGGTGCTCGAGGCGCTGCGCGCGCGTCAGCTCGCGTTCGATCGTGATGGCGCGGTGTGGTTGGCCGGCGAGGCGCTCGAGCTCGATAAGGACCGCGTGCTGGTGAAGTCGACCGGGGAGCCGGCGTATCGCTTGCCCGACATCGCGTATCATCAAGACAAGTTGCGACGTGGGTTCGATCTGATCATCGATGTGCTCGGCGCCGATCACATCGCTGAGCACGAAGAGGTGAAGGCGGCGATCAAAGCGCTGGGACTGCCGGCGGAGAAGATCCACTCGATCATTTACCAGTTCGTCACGCTCACGCGTGGTGGCGTGCAGGTGAAGATGTCGACGCGGCGGGCGGAGTACGTCACTGTCGATGAGTTGCTCGATGAAGTTGGCGCCGACGTGGTGCGGGTGTTTTTCCTCACCCGCCGCGCCGACAGTCACCTCGAATTCGATCTCGACCTCGCCAAGAAGCAGTCTTCGGACAATCCGGTCTTCTACGTTCAGTACGCGCACGCGCGGATTCACAGCCTGTTCAAGCAAGCGACGGCCGCGGGCGCGAAGCTGGCGCCGGCCGCCGCGTCGCATTTGGAAACGTTGACCGCACCGGAAGAGCTCGCCGTGATGAAGTTACTGGCGCGGTACAGCGATACCGTGGAAGACGCCGCGCGCGGGTTCGAGCCGCACCGCGTGGTGTTCTACTTGATGGAGCTGGCGGGCGAGTTTCATCGCTTCTACAATTCGCACCGCATCTTGACCGATGACCTCGCGCGCACCGCCGCCCGCCTCTACCTCGCGCATGCAGTGCGCAAGGTGTTGCACAGCGGCCTGGGTCTGTTAGGGGTACACGCGCCCGAAAGCATGTGA